The Halococcus sediminicola genome has a segment encoding these proteins:
- a CDS encoding sulfatase-like hydrolase/transferase: MHRNVVLVCLDAVRKDYFEKHASRLKALSEVSFDQCRAASSWSVPSHASMITGQLPHQHGVHTHNRDFSTIDREQTLFEQLPAEYQTVGISANVYAGPSHNFDRFFDTFVNVPRYQYFTEGLNATEFIHNADSTDLSLYLDYLAAALGHEKPTKSLVNGVMAQAKQFSMGRRVPDPMDDGAQAASRAATKLIADTDRPTFMFMNLMEAHEPYSHFRGLDRSLHSAPLSWVHSANDYWDVVNQPGAYTEHVRLLRELYVANVDYLDRIVAELVTTIQQRTDRETTVIITADHGENLVFAHEDHLLGHKSSLSESLLHVPLEIINPPGGYAAIESGYVSHCRLPELIGGLARNRSPDVCTERVAAELVGMSGGPEPPSDREWWDRMQRCVYDGSRKVVWDSVGHVSAYDLDADRPCWQVTGDEADGVPAWAAEFFDQEIGGYKRSARENERQQTVDAATQRRLADLGYL; the protein is encoded by the coding sequence ATGCATAGAAACGTCGTTCTCGTCTGTCTCGATGCAGTACGGAAAGATTACTTCGAGAAGCATGCCAGTCGACTGAAAGCACTCTCCGAGGTGTCCTTCGACCAGTGCCGGGCGGCGAGTTCGTGGAGCGTGCCGAGCCACGCGAGCATGATTACGGGACAACTCCCCCACCAACATGGCGTCCACACCCACAACCGTGACTTCTCGACCATCGACCGCGAGCAAACGCTGTTCGAACAGTTGCCCGCGGAGTATCAGACGGTCGGCATCAGCGCAAACGTATACGCCGGTCCGTCGCACAATTTTGATAGATTCTTCGATACGTTCGTCAACGTCCCTCGGTATCAGTATTTCACCGAGGGACTGAACGCGACGGAGTTCATCCACAACGCGGATTCGACGGATCTCTCTCTTTATTTGGACTATCTGGCTGCAGCACTCGGCCACGAGAAACCGACGAAGAGCTTGGTCAATGGCGTGATGGCACAGGCTAAGCAGTTCTCGATGGGACGGCGCGTTCCCGACCCGATGGACGATGGAGCACAGGCCGCAAGCAGAGCAGCCACGAAACTGATCGCGGACACGGACCGCCCAACATTTATGTTCATGAATCTCATGGAGGCTCACGAACCGTACAGCCATTTCCGTGGGCTGGACCGGTCGCTACACTCGGCACCGTTGTCGTGGGTTCACTCTGCAAATGATTACTGGGATGTCGTGAACCAGCCTGGGGCCTATACCGAACACGTTCGATTACTCCGGGAGTTGTATGTGGCAAACGTGGACTACCTCGACCGTATCGTTGCGGAGTTGGTAACGACCATCCAGCAACGAACCGATCGGGAAACGACGGTCATCATTACGGCCGACCACGGCGAGAACCTCGTCTTTGCCCACGAAGACCATCTCCTCGGTCACAAGAGCAGCCTCTCCGAATCCTTGCTTCACGTTCCGCTAGAGATCATCAATCCACCTGGCGGGTACGCAGCGATCGAGTCGGGATACGTCTCGCATTGCCGACTCCCGGAGCTGATAGGGGGACTGGCACGTAATCGCTCTCCGGACGTATGCACGGAGCGAGTTGCCGCGGAACTCGTCGGAATGAGCGGCGGACCGGAACCACCGAGTGACCGGGAGTGGTGGGATCGGATGCAGCGCTGTGTCTACGACGGGTCACGGAAGGTCGTCTGGGACTCCGTCGGTCATGTCTCAGCGTACGATCTCGACGCGGACAGACCATGCTGGCAGGTGACTGGCGACGAGGCTGACGGCGTGCCGGCGTGGGCCGCCGAATTCTTCGATCAGGAGATAGGTGGGTACAAACGATCCGCCCGTGAAAACGAGCGACAACAAACCGTTGATGCGGCGACCCAACGGCGGTTGGCCGACTTGGGCTATTTGTAG
- a CDS encoding DUF2206 domain-containing protein, producing the protein MVGVERAEPVAVLAVACYLLAVVFGADVLDIAVVRTVAGVVLLTILPGYLLVSSLGFDDDSLGRIALYSVGLSVPVVIATALVVNFALPVLGVDRPLSARTLTAAVSLLVMGLVVVRYGRYGARSRSPLRRLSLSASDWVFVGLFTLLPAYSVVATDYVNAIGYESPVIALTTALSLVPLFLLWWRGSPMLYPYAIWSVAVSVLLGMTLVSGHIWGWDIHYEYHTADTILRNGYWDPVRMDATNSLLSITLLASMFSMLTGQELAWVYKAVYPLLASLLPVAIWYFARRQFADRSVAVLAPFVLVFYYGFFKTMPDKQIIAGLFVTLVFAVLLDDERPTTKTWVLAGGFAVGMVLSHYATSLLFIGFLLFALAGRYALRALPSGKVPTARLTRPAFVGFVGMFWLFWYWLTASGVNFYRVLNTGVSTVEQLLTQSASGRSGAGYATMEFDSVLWVIYQFLHVILIGLIGIGILRAVYSLYADRETPQSGEFALLSIGAFAFLVSSVLMTFSMGFDRILLIVLFVLSPFTVVGLTTSLSVGSWSARRFSPAFRARIDAVPIRSLFAVFLAVLFVFSSGTAFALAGEEVPPYSINLNESAGWPVYSDSEVTATRWVTTHDGPGEPEVAVYNTKQNVNSRDGLLLQEVLETEHIERVWLGKTALDDSTYVYLSEKPVERPDDDIDYNYIDARQTPFYRETLARANKVYSSDNASIYHVPP; encoded by the coding sequence ATGGTGGGGGTAGAACGAGCGGAGCCGGTAGCGGTTCTCGCCGTCGCTTGCTACCTGCTCGCTGTCGTCTTCGGCGCCGACGTGCTCGACATTGCCGTTGTCCGGACGGTTGCGGGGGTCGTCCTCTTGACCATCCTTCCCGGCTATCTGCTCGTTTCATCGTTGGGATTCGACGACGACTCACTCGGCCGGATCGCTCTCTACTCTGTCGGACTCAGCGTGCCTGTCGTGATCGCGACGGCTCTCGTGGTCAACTTCGCCCTGCCGGTACTCGGCGTCGATCGACCGCTCTCGGCGCGAACGCTAACGGCGGCCGTCTCGCTGCTCGTCATGGGGCTGGTCGTCGTCCGATACGGTCGGTACGGCGCTCGCAGTCGATCGCCACTCCGGCGGCTCTCGCTATCGGCAAGCGACTGGGTATTCGTCGGTCTGTTCACTCTTCTCCCCGCCTATTCGGTAGTGGCGACCGACTACGTGAACGCCATCGGCTACGAAAGCCCGGTCATCGCGCTGACGACGGCGCTATCGTTGGTTCCCCTCTTTCTCCTCTGGTGGCGTGGTTCGCCCATGCTCTATCCTTACGCCATCTGGTCGGTGGCAGTGTCGGTGCTGTTAGGGATGACGCTGGTCTCCGGGCATATCTGGGGGTGGGACATCCACTACGAGTACCACACCGCCGACACCATTCTTCGGAACGGGTACTGGGACCCGGTCCGGATGGATGCGACCAACTCGCTGCTGTCGATCACGCTGCTGGCGAGCATGTTCTCAATGCTCACCGGTCAGGAACTCGCATGGGTCTACAAGGCTGTCTATCCGCTGCTGGCCTCGCTACTGCCGGTCGCCATCTGGTATTTCGCACGGCGGCAGTTCGCCGATCGCTCGGTCGCCGTGCTCGCGCCGTTCGTCCTCGTGTTCTACTACGGCTTCTTCAAGACCATGCCCGACAAGCAGATCATCGCGGGACTGTTTGTGACTCTGGTGTTCGCCGTGCTCCTTGATGACGAACGCCCGACCACCAAAACGTGGGTTCTCGCCGGTGGGTTCGCCGTCGGTATGGTGTTGTCCCATTACGCCACGAGCCTGCTGTTCATCGGATTTCTGTTGTTCGCTCTCGCTGGCCGATACGCCCTCCGGGCGCTGCCGTCGGGCAAGGTTCCCACGGCCAGACTCACCAGACCGGCGTTCGTAGGGTTTGTCGGGATGTTCTGGCTGTTCTGGTATTGGCTCACGGCTTCGGGTGTGAACTTCTATCGCGTCCTCAATACGGGCGTCAGTACGGTCGAACAGCTGCTGACTCAATCCGCGTCAGGGCGAAGCGGCGCAGGCTATGCGACGATGGAGTTCGACTCGGTGCTCTGGGTGATCTACCAGTTCCTGCACGTGATACTCATCGGGCTTATCGGTATCGGCATCCTGCGAGCCGTCTACTCGCTGTATGCGGACCGCGAGACGCCTCAATCGGGCGAATTCGCCTTGCTCTCGATCGGCGCGTTCGCCTTTCTCGTCTCCTCGGTTCTGATGACGTTCAGTATGGGTTTCGACAGGATACTCCTGATCGTACTGTTCGTGCTGTCGCCGTTCACGGTCGTCGGTCTAACGACTTCTCTTTCGGTCGGCTCGTGGTCCGCTAGACGGTTCTCGCCAGCTTTCCGAGCGCGCATCGATGCCGTCCCGATCAGGAGTCTCTTCGCCGTGTTTCTCGCTGTCCTCTTCGTGTTCAGTTCGGGGACCGCGTTTGCCCTCGCCGGTGAGGAGGTACCGCCGTACAGCATCAATCTGAACGAGAGCGCCGGGTGGCCGGTATATAGCGATAGCGAGGTGACGGCTACTCGGTGGGTGACGACACACGACGGTCCCGGCGAGCCGGAAGTCGCCGTCTACAACACGAAGCAAAACGTCAATAGCCGCGACGGGCTCCTGTTACAGGAAGTCCTCGAAACTGAACACATAGAGCGGGTCTGGTTGGGAAAAACGGCCCTGGACGACTCCACGTACGTCTATCTGAGCGAAAAGCCGGTCGAGCGACCCGATGACGACATTGACTACAATTATATCGACGCGCGGCAGACGCCGTTCTACCGGGAAACACTTGCTAGGGCGAATAAGGTCTATAGCAGCGACAACGCGTCGATCTACCACGTCCCGCCGTGA
- a CDS encoding carboxylate--amine ligase codes for MNETAMSDEAVLVTTGSQSGAYQCIRSLGMRGIPTIGVAHEPNAPFVSKYCGEFVRVPSPLDDWVAYRNALLEIVAERAVSTVIPCRETDAYLLSKYRDEFEAHVSLVVPELERLERVHDRLQLAEAATEAGVPVPETRLLSETDDWSAKSIVKSRYNLLTNDYIDSYPPESMDVTKTVVHPEPGLKPDRAAIRTEMAHDPIVQEFVEKGDEYVFAALYDHGKPLATFQHRQIRGNSYTGGGGVYRESVYIDELEQVGRALLDHLDWHGLACIEYIEDANTGEFVLVEINPRMWQSLPAAVRAGADFPYYYWLAATGQLEKIEPGYETGIGCHRLDGELGYLVSLFRDSSPHVERPPLRATLWAMIRSGIEHPHFDFSHLDDLRPLLFGAQQYLR; via the coding sequence ATGAACGAGACAGCGATGTCGGATGAAGCCGTTCTCGTGACGACTGGCAGCCAATCCGGAGCGTATCAGTGCATCCGCTCGCTCGGCATGCGCGGGATCCCGACCATCGGCGTCGCTCACGAGCCCAATGCACCGTTCGTCTCGAAATACTGTGGGGAGTTCGTCCGTGTGCCCTCGCCGCTCGACGACTGGGTGGCCTACCGGAACGCACTCCTCGAAATCGTCGCCGAGCGCGCCGTCTCGACGGTCATCCCCTGTCGGGAGACGGATGCCTACCTGCTCTCGAAGTATCGTGACGAGTTCGAAGCGCACGTCTCGCTCGTGGTGCCCGAACTCGAGCGACTCGAACGGGTCCACGACCGACTCCAGCTGGCCGAGGCCGCCACGGAAGCGGGCGTGCCCGTCCCCGAGACGCGGCTGCTCTCCGAGACGGACGACTGGTCGGCGAAGTCCATCGTCAAATCGCGGTACAACCTCCTGACGAACGACTACATCGACTCGTACCCGCCCGAATCGATGGACGTGACAAAGACGGTCGTCCATCCGGAACCCGGTCTCAAGCCGGACAGAGCGGCGATCCGGACGGAGATGGCCCACGATCCAATCGTCCAGGAGTTCGTCGAGAAGGGCGACGAGTACGTCTTCGCCGCGCTGTACGACCACGGCAAACCGCTCGCGACCTTCCAGCACCGACAGATCCGCGGCAACTCCTACACCGGCGGTGGCGGCGTCTATCGGGAGTCGGTGTATATCGACGAGCTCGAGCAGGTGGGACGGGCGCTGCTCGACCACCTCGACTGGCACGGACTGGCGTGTATCGAGTACATCGAGGACGCAAATACCGGGGAGTTCGTTCTCGTCGAGATCAACCCCCGGATGTGGCAGTCGCTGCCCGCGGCCGTTCGGGCCGGCGCGGATTTCCCGTACTACTACTGGCTCGCTGCAACGGGTCAGTTGGAGAAGATCGAACCGGGCTACGAGACCGGTATCGGCTGCCATCGCCTCGACGGCGAGTTGGGCTATCTCGTCAGCCTCTTTCGGGACAGTTCCCCTCACGTCGAGCGCCCGCCACTCCGCGCGACGCTCTGGGCAATGATCCGCTCCGGTATCGAACACCCCCATTTCGATTTTTCACATCTCGACGACCTCCGCCCTCTCTTGTTCGGCGCACAACAGTATCTCCGGTAG
- a CDS encoding sulfatase-like hydrolase/transferase, which yields MSSTLQERTPLSAVAASDTVENVLVFVADSMRYDSLPEKIRKRGVTAKAIAPSTCSHSSFPAIVSGRYPGTHQLWRETDRLPSKPELLCEEDDISVGFDTKTQYIEYDEKPPLQWIHLDEESWLGDLEPPFVHVVFDIGAHAPYGFPNGVYETRKEFFADYPGKDTLHERYRADCASSADRFLSLVDDLDERGLLERTLVMFSADHGEHLGEIESGGRFGHLYPLAPKVVDVPAVFLGAGLPENVEYPGSVSGTDIAPTALAAQGRSVPSAIEGMDLWNETPARGRRVRSEVWGHLNLAVRGKTGSADAYAAASIWDSKGGIVFHRRSPIQRAAYVFPCEFLGQSSAATRKNWTLQKQARFFRSYFSPTVTYGRPMFTPADVSESLPDTFEEQRGRFSEPNAVDYSITFENARHVLKDIRTDLVG from the coding sequence ATGAGTTCCACACTACAAGAACGCACTCCGCTGTCGGCGGTCGCGGCGAGTGATACCGTCGAGAACGTGCTCGTCTTTGTCGCCGACTCGATGCGCTACGATTCGCTTCCCGAGAAGATTCGAAAGCGCGGGGTAACGGCGAAGGCGATCGCACCGAGCACCTGCTCGCACAGTTCGTTTCCTGCGATCGTTTCGGGAAGGTATCCCGGCACACATCAATTGTGGCGCGAAACGGATCGACTCCCCTCGAAACCCGAATTGCTGTGCGAGGAGGATGACATTAGTGTCGGGTTCGATACGAAGACCCAGTACATCGAATACGACGAGAAGCCACCGCTGCAGTGGATCCATCTCGACGAGGAGTCGTGGCTTGGAGACCTCGAACCGCCGTTCGTCCACGTCGTCTTCGACATCGGTGCGCACGCACCATATGGATTCCCGAACGGAGTCTACGAGACACGAAAGGAGTTCTTCGCGGACTATCCCGGAAAAGACACTCTCCACGAGCGGTACCGCGCTGACTGTGCCAGTTCCGCCGACCGGTTTCTTTCGCTTGTCGACGACCTCGACGAGCGTGGGCTGTTAGAGCGGACGCTCGTGATGTTCAGTGCGGACCATGGGGAGCATCTCGGCGAAATCGAAAGCGGCGGACGGTTCGGCCATCTGTACCCTCTCGCTCCCAAAGTTGTGGACGTCCCGGCAGTGTTTCTCGGTGCTGGTCTCCCGGAAAACGTGGAGTATCCGGGGTCCGTCTCCGGGACCGACATTGCCCCGACGGCGCTCGCCGCACAGGGACGATCCGTTCCCAGCGCCATCGAAGGCATGGATCTCTGGAACGAGACACCGGCGCGTGGCCGCAGAGTTCGCTCGGAGGTATGGGGCCATCTTAATCTCGCCGTGCGGGGAAAGACAGGCTCGGCCGACGCGTACGCGGCGGCGTCCATCTGGGACTCGAAGGGTGGAATCGTCTTTCACCGACGGTCACCGATTCAGCGGGCAGCCTACGTGTTTCCATGCGAATTCCTCGGGCAATCGTCGGCGGCCACCCGAAAGAACTGGACGCTACAAAAACAAGCGAGATTCTTTCGGAGTTACTTCTCACCGACGGTGACGTACGGACGGCCGATGTTCACTCCGGCCGATGTGTCGGAAAGTCTTCCCGATACGTTCGAAGAGCAACGGGGTCGATTTTCCGAACCCAACGCCGTCGATTACTCGATAACCTTCGAAAATGCGAGGCATGTGTTGAAAGACATACGCACCGATTTGGTCGGCTAA
- a CDS encoding FkbM family methyltransferase, producing the protein MTRIELGGMKDRLLAVPFRLAARYGVPPAVAAAYWHIDQAYCRARMAALGGTMDVRVGDETVTFGLSTRMEYRRARDLGGERAVIAALLDDLDGTETVWDVGAGVGTYTCFVANALTSGHVVGFEPEPTNRARLRTNLANNALDERWTVLPVALADRDGTGTLSSEFVEAGGGHHFLSTAETGRRVRTRRGASLVEDGFDAPDVLKIDVQGAEKLVLDGMGPLLDTVESIYLEVHREKCTRYGTTAEAVEASLRGAGFSLTAFGKPTNRRSGVYLLRAWQ; encoded by the coding sequence ATGACGCGCATCGAGCTTGGCGGGATGAAAGACCGTCTGCTCGCCGTTCCGTTTCGGCTGGCCGCCCGCTACGGCGTTCCGCCGGCGGTCGCCGCAGCGTACTGGCACATCGACCAAGCGTACTGTCGGGCACGGATGGCGGCTTTGGGCGGAACGATGGATGTTCGCGTCGGCGACGAGACCGTCACTTTCGGGCTGTCGACGCGGATGGAGTACCGGCGTGCGCGGGATTTGGGGGGCGAACGGGCTGTCATCGCGGCGCTGCTCGACGACCTCGACGGCACCGAGACCGTCTGGGACGTCGGCGCGGGCGTCGGCACGTACACCTGCTTCGTTGCAAACGCGCTGACGAGCGGTCACGTCGTCGGCTTCGAACCCGAGCCGACCAATCGGGCGCGTCTGCGCACGAACCTCGCGAACAACGCACTCGACGAACGTTGGACGGTGCTCCCGGTCGCGCTCGCCGACCGCGACGGCACCGGAACGCTCTCGTCGGAGTTCGTCGAGGCGGGCGGCGGTCACCACTTCCTCTCGACGGCCGAGACCGGCCGGCGGGTCCGGACGAGGCGCGGTGCGTCGCTGGTCGAGGATGGGTTCGACGCGCCGGACGTCCTCAAAATCGACGTCCAAGGGGCCGAAAAACTCGTTCTCGACGGCATGGGACCGCTCCTCGACACTGTGGAATCGATCTATCTCGAAGTCCACCGCGAGAAATGCACCCGATACGGGACTACCGCCGAGGCGGTCGAGGCGTCACTCCGTGGTGCGGGGTTTTCGCTCACGGCCTTCGGGAAACCGACCAATCGACGGTCGGGCGTGTATCTGCTCCGTGCATGGCAATAA
- a CDS encoding carboxylate--amine ligase produces MTRKPNTRESVLLPINDSGSSLTCLRSLGSRDVRTIAASERRDRPAFASRYCDEKIIIPSPYDDLIAYKDALRTLAERPDVRTIVPHREIDAFVLAKYESEFEDHVETLWPSFEQVRTVHDRLLLAHAARDAGVPIPETYSFDAVEDWDRELIVKPRYSFLTGEYVDSLSERDCEGKMDPVYVPAGTEPSLDEIHDEMHEPGVDAPDHIPIVQELVRSTEHEYGFRGLSEHGTTVLTCQKRQLRGKSYAGGASVYRETMADPDIDRLGRQILEHLDWHGLASVQFLWDDERERYVFTEINPRVWASLEMDVLAGADFPYGHWLVATGQSEQIEREYEAGVGNHLLVGELQYLASVLRERYPSIERPPFGRALRDVLSSCYEQPHFDYIHFDDPGPFVRGVRNQLVSGRSEQTAGQ; encoded by the coding sequence ATGACACGGAAACCGAACACGCGCGAGTCCGTTCTCCTGCCGATCAACGATTCGGGGAGTAGCCTTACGTGTTTGCGGTCGCTCGGGAGTCGGGACGTGCGGACGATCGCCGCCTCTGAACGTCGAGACAGACCGGCGTTCGCCTCGCGCTACTGCGACGAGAAAATCATCATACCGTCGCCGTACGACGATCTGATCGCCTACAAGGACGCCCTCCGCACGCTCGCCGAGCGCCCGGACGTCCGGACCATCGTTCCTCACCGTGAGATAGATGCGTTCGTGCTGGCGAAGTACGAATCAGAGTTCGAAGATCATGTCGAGACGCTCTGGCCCTCCTTCGAGCAGGTTCGGACGGTCCACGATCGACTGCTGTTGGCCCATGCTGCGCGGGACGCCGGCGTTCCGATCCCGGAGACCTACTCGTTCGACGCGGTCGAGGACTGGGACCGCGAACTCATCGTCAAGCCACGCTACTCGTTTCTGACCGGCGAGTACGTCGATTCGCTGTCCGAACGCGACTGCGAGGGCAAGATGGATCCGGTGTACGTACCGGCCGGGACCGAGCCGAGTCTGGATGAGATCCACGACGAGATGCACGAACCGGGCGTCGATGCGCCCGACCACATTCCCATCGTCCAGGAACTCGTCAGGAGCACGGAGCACGAGTACGGCTTTCGCGGACTCTCCGAGCACGGCACGACCGTACTAACTTGCCAGAAACGACAATTGCGGGGGAAATCGTATGCGGGCGGCGCGAGCGTCTATCGCGAGACGATGGCCGATCCCGACATCGATCGATTGGGACGGCAGATCCTCGAACACCTCGACTGGCACGGGCTCGCGTCGGTGCAGTTTCTCTGGGATGACGAGAGGGAGAGATACGTCTTCACCGAGATCAACCCCCGTGTCTGGGCCTCTCTCGAAATGGACGTGCTGGCGGGTGCAGACTTCCCCTACGGACATTGGCTGGTTGCGACCGGCCAGTCGGAGCAGATCGAACGAGAATACGAGGCCGGCGTCGGCAACCATCTCCTCGTCGGCGAACTACAGTATCTTGCGAGTGTCCTCCGGGAGCGTTATCCGTCCATCGAGCGTCCCCCGTTCGGTCGCGCGCTCCGAGATGTTCTCTCGTCGTGTTACGAACAGCCACACTTCGATTACATCCACTTCGACGACCCTGGTCCGTTCGTCCGCGGCGTGCGCAACCAACTCGTCAGCGGACGGTCGGAGCAGACCGCTGGACAGTGA
- a CDS encoding DHHA1 domain-containing protein yields MNEKLLTIASGIALAGTSLYWRRRERIVTKSLTATRDWEANATGETDRAVGRAAREAADHLDAGVEDLPERVRAVDEERRDLRRELDTVRERWADALWRARSDTDAGDADDGGRGDPSVFVVEFEHGELPDARAFAKRAIEDEAITLVAAHGDDSFAVAVGEELSEVFSAEDIADELADEVGGGAGGTDRLAAGGGATGALGDGCRRVRERLFQSDAVHAA; encoded by the coding sequence ATGAATGAGAAACTACTGACCATCGCATCGGGCATCGCACTCGCCGGAACCAGCCTCTACTGGCGACGGCGCGAACGGATAGTGACCAAGAGTCTGACCGCGACCCGGGACTGGGAAGCGAACGCGACCGGCGAGACCGACCGGGCGGTCGGGCGGGCAGCGAGGGAGGCGGCCGACCACCTCGACGCAGGCGTTGAGGACCTGCCCGAGCGGGTGCGGGCCGTCGACGAGGAACGGCGCGACCTGCGTCGGGAACTCGATACGGTCCGGGAGCGCTGGGCCGACGCGCTGTGGCGCGCTCGTTCTGACACCGACGCCGGCGACGCCGACGATGGCGGGCGGGGCGACCCATCGGTCTTTGTCGTCGAGTTCGAACACGGCGAACTGCCCGACGCGCGGGCGTTCGCAAAGCGTGCCATCGAGGACGAAGCCATCACGCTCGTGGCCGCCCACGGCGACGATTCCTTCGCCGTCGCGGTCGGCGAGGAGCTGTCCGAGGTGTTCAGCGCCGAAGACATTGCCGACGAACTCGCCGACGAGGTCGGTGGTGGGGCGGGCGGCACCGATCGACTGGCCGCCGGTGGCGGGGCGACGGGCGCGCTGGGCGACGGCTGTCGGCGCGTGCGGGAGCGACTCTTCCAATCGGATGCGGTGCACGCTGCATGA
- a CDS encoding DUF1616 domain-containing protein: protein MGKLTDTLRRGRESTDTEGRADTLLYVVLAASLILAAGSVGWVVAASDRGDSFTELSLLTENETGVAVGDDYPTRMVQGEETPLVVAIGNHEHRAMNYTVVVELQRVARTNDTTVISAERELRRFTARVEANETRQQRLALAPSLTGPRLRLAFLLYKGPAPADPSMRTADHEVHLWVDVVSE from the coding sequence ATGGGCAAGCTTACCGATACACTCCGTCGTGGACGGGAATCGACCGACACCGAGGGTCGCGCTGATACCCTGCTGTACGTCGTGCTCGCGGCCAGTCTCATCCTCGCTGCGGGGAGCGTCGGGTGGGTGGTCGCCGCCTCGGATCGCGGCGATTCGTTCACTGAACTGTCGTTGCTGACCGAGAACGAGACCGGGGTGGCCGTCGGCGACGACTACCCAACGAGGATGGTCCAGGGTGAGGAGACACCGCTCGTGGTCGCCATCGGCAACCACGAACACCGGGCGATGAACTACACCGTCGTGGTCGAACTCCAGCGTGTCGCTCGGACGAACGACACCACGGTCATCAGTGCCGAGCGCGAACTTCGTCGGTTCACCGCACGTGTCGAGGCAAACGAGACCCGCCAGCAGCGCCTCGCGCTCGCGCCCTCGCTGACCGGACCACGCCTTCGGCTGGCGTTTTTGCTTTACAAAGGCCCAGCTCCGGCCGACCCCTCGATGCGGACGGCCGACCACGAGGTCCACCTGTGGGTGGACGTGGTTTCGGAATGA
- a CDS encoding lipopolysaccharide biosynthesis protein, giving the protein MNGSKLLQSSLGTFATRIGMSIAIFLGVFYLAAATGPAVLGIYSLFVAVVRVLDFLTNVGVNEATQKRISEGTDRDEFFTAGLLVRLSLFVPLGLVVVGFQEPITSYVGHGMAVPFLLVGSLAYLLRQALESGLIGEKKVARAGVLPLVHAVGQLVMWVVLVSLDYGLIGVLAGYVIGQLLAVGAGLLLFTLRLERPSVEHFRSLYHFAKYSWVGTVTTEAWVWTDTLVLGVFVIQSLIGVYELGWRITGMLFLLSSAISRTLFATISDLAAQGDIDRVTDLLERSLVYTGILAIPGLVGGIILAEPLLAMFGEEYRVGATVVTILILARLLHSYEVVFGKVIDALDRPDLTLRTNAAFVVVNVALNVVAIATVGWVGAAIATSVAMVLKTGLSYHYIRSLISFSVPVREILLEGVAALVMGACLLVLLPASTASLPLLETVLLMAVGAVVYAVALLVLVDRVRVATARVLF; this is encoded by the coding sequence ATGAACGGCTCGAAACTCCTCCAGTCCTCGCTCGGGACGTTCGCCACGCGGATCGGGATGTCCATCGCGATCTTTCTTGGTGTATTCTATCTCGCAGCGGCGACGGGACCGGCAGTCCTCGGGATCTATTCGCTGTTCGTCGCGGTCGTTCGGGTTCTCGATTTCCTGACGAACGTCGGCGTCAACGAGGCGACCCAGAAGCGGATCAGCGAGGGAACCGACCGGGACGAGTTCTTCACCGCCGGACTCCTCGTCCGGCTGTCGCTGTTCGTCCCCCTCGGTCTCGTCGTCGTCGGTTTCCAGGAGCCGATCACGTCGTACGTCGGTCACGGGATGGCGGTACCGTTCCTGCTCGTTGGCTCGCTGGCGTATCTCCTGCGACAGGCGCTCGAATCGGGCCTCATCGGCGAGAAAAAGGTCGCTCGGGCCGGCGTGCTTCCGCTCGTCCACGCCGTCGGCCAACTCGTCATGTGGGTCGTCCTCGTCTCACTCGACTACGGGCTGATCGGCGTCCTCGCCGGTTACGTTATCGGTCAACTGCTGGCCGTTGGGGCGGGACTGCTGCTGTTCACACTACGACTCGAGCGACCATCAGTGGAACACTTTCGGAGCCTCTATCACTTCGCCAAGTACAGTTGGGTCGGGACGGTGACGACCGAGGCGTGGGTCTGGACGGACACGCTCGTGCTCGGCGTGTTCGTCATACAGTCACTCATCGGCGTGTACGAACTTGGATGGCGCATCACTGGTATGCTCTTCTTGCTCTCGTCGGCGATCAGCCGGACGCTGTTCGCCACCATCAGCGACCTCGCGGCACAAGGCGACATCGACCGCGTCACCGACCTGCTCGAACGATCGCTCGTCTATACCGGGATTCTGGCGATACCGGGTCTCGTCGGCGGCATCATCCTCGCCGAGCCGTTGCTCGCGATGTTCGGCGAGGAGTACCGGGTCGGAGCCACGGTGGTCACCATCCTGATCCTCGCGCGGCTGCTGCACAGTTATGAAGTGGTCTTCGGAAAAGTCATCGACGCGCTCGACCGACCAGACCTCACCCTCCGGACGAATGCGGCGTTCGTCGTCGTGAACGTGGCGTTGAACGTCGTCGCCATCGCCACGGTGGGTTGGGTCGGTGCCGCTATCGCTACGTCCGTCGCGATGGTTCTCAAGACGGGACTGTCCTACCACTACATCAGATCGCTGATCAGTTTCTCCGTTCCGGTCCGGGAGATCTTGCTTGAAGGCGTCGCCGCGCTCGTCATGGGCGCGTGTCTGCTCGTGTTGCTCCCGGCGTCGACGGCCTCGCTACCCCTGCTCGAAACCGTCCTCCTCATGGCCGTCGGCGCGGTCGTCTACGCCGTCGCGCTGTTGGTGCTGGTCGATAGGGTTCGAGTTGCAACGGCGCGGGTGTTGTTCTGA